Proteins from one Mesotoga infera genomic window:
- a CDS encoding DUF4384 domain-containing protein: MKRLMLVVIVILGITAFATSISYDPQGLMFLSRPGAGINVTVNLNKGTGATYYGGETLGVSFSVDRSAYVAVLDIDPSGQVQVLFPNVYDQDNYMIGGRTYTLPTEKATTKYNLQIQSQRGRETILVVASSSPLSFLGNVFSLFDRYPFPYLSQTVNNLSIAINPVFSTNWGMGYTYFYNSYVPFTVRTTINADKRDASVYVDGIHMGNAPVTTTLEVGTHTIYIYTKRNLVYGPSVVNVQPGSSDFHFSLLPNYIYGYLEVTSIPDAQVYVDGEYVGDTPYRDFEKVGSHTVTVSKWGYRDSKQNVYINRDMTTSVDFRLQEKTEEEKRADNIILFSVIGILVVGIVLAIVLMN, from the coding sequence ATGAAAAGGCTTATGCTCGTTGTGATCGTTATTCTCGGTATAACAGCCTTCGCAACTTCGATCAGTTATGATCCACAAGGTCTCATGTTCCTGAGCAGGCCGGGTGCGGGTATCAACGTTACTGTCAATCTAAACAAGGGGACCGGAGCAACCTATTACGGTGGCGAAACCCTGGGAGTTTCCTTTTCCGTGGATAGAAGCGCGTACGTGGCCGTTCTGGACATCGATCCTTCCGGTCAGGTGCAGGTTCTGTTTCCAAACGTCTATGATCAGGACAACTACATGATAGGTGGTAGAACCTATACCTTACCAACGGAGAAGGCTACGACAAAGTATAACCTGCAGATTCAATCTCAAAGGGGTAGAGAAACTATCTTGGTAGTGGCTTCATCCTCGCCGCTGAGCTTTCTTGGAAATGTCTTTTCACTTTTCGACAGATACCCATTCCCGTATCTCAGCCAAACCGTAAATAACCTTTCCATAGCTATAAATCCCGTCTTCAGCACTAACTGGGGTATGGGATACACCTACTTCTACAACAGCTATGTTCCATTCACCGTGAGAACCACGATCAACGCAGACAAGAGAGATGCCAGTGTCTATGTGGACGGAATACACATGGGCAACGCGCCGGTGACGACCACTCTGGAAGTTGGAACGCACACTATCTATATTTACACCAAGAGGAACCTCGTTTACGGGCCATCGGTGGTCAACGTTCAGCCCGGCTCCAGCGATTTCCATTTCTCCTTGCTGCCCAATTATATATACGGTTATCTCGAAGTCACGTCGATCCCCGACGCACAGGTTTACGTAGATGGCGAATATGTAGGCGATACTCCCTACAGGGACTTTGAAAAAGTCGGAAGCCACACCGTAACTGTTTCAAAATGGGGGTACAGGGATTCCAAGCAGAACGTCTATATAAATCGCGACATGACCACATCGGTCGATTTCAGGCTTCAGGAGAAGACCGAAGAGGAGAAGAGAGCTGACAACATAATCCTCTTCTCGGTCATCGGTATACTGGTGGTGGGCATTGTACTAGCCATAGTTCTCATGAACTGA
- the ispG gene encoding flavodoxin-dependent (E)-4-hydroxy-3-methylbut-2-enyl-diphosphate synthase — MSKTVKVGTVTIGGGNPVSVQSMTNTKTVDTQSTLEQIERLTGAGCEIVRVSVPDNESAVALKSITLESPLPVVADIHFDYRLAIESIRNGAAKVRINPGNFGQEWKIVETVKVAKEYNVPIRVGANSGSIDQNFSHLCRVTALAESALAQVRLLEKAGFEDIIISVKASSVSETVEATRYVSEKVDYPLHLGVTEAGFGLDSIVKSSIGIGALLLSGIGDTIRVSISGDPIQEVEVAFSILKALNLRPGPDIISCPTCARTEINVEKLAREVKQWLKGIDDDITVAIMGCVVNGLGEGKEADIGIAGTRTGGVIFMKGRIVEQTARGELEERFKYWLDKALCKGEDRLQKN; from the coding sequence ATGAGTAAGACCGTTAAAGTTGGCACGGTAACTATAGGTGGCGGAAACCCCGTTTCTGTGCAGTCGATGACAAACACGAAGACAGTGGATACGCAATCCACCCTTGAACAGATCGAAAGGCTGACCGGTGCGGGCTGCGAGATAGTGAGAGTATCTGTTCCAGACAACGAAAGCGCCGTCGCCCTGAAAAGTATCACCCTGGAATCGCCCCTTCCGGTCGTGGCCGACATACATTTCGATTACCGTCTGGCCATCGAATCCATAAGGAATGGAGCGGCAAAAGTTAGGATCAACCCTGGGAATTTCGGACAGGAATGGAAGATAGTTGAGACGGTAAAGGTCGCCAAAGAGTACAACGTTCCAATAAGAGTGGGAGCCAATTCCGGTTCAATCGATCAAAACTTCTCGCATCTCTGTCGGGTCACCGCTTTGGCCGAGAGCGCTCTGGCGCAGGTGAGGTTGCTCGAAAAAGCTGGATTTGAAGATATCATAATCTCCGTGAAGGCTTCCAGCGTTAGTGAGACAGTTGAAGCCACCAGATATGTGAGTGAAAAGGTAGATTATCCGCTTCACCTGGGGGTTACGGAAGCTGGATTCGGCCTGGACTCGATAGTGAAATCTTCGATCGGTATAGGTGCACTCCTGCTGAGCGGGATAGGTGACACAATAAGAGTGTCCATATCGGGTGACCCGATACAGGAGGTAGAAGTCGCCTTCTCGATTCTCAAAGCGCTCAACCTCAGACCGGGACCGGATATAATCTCCTGTCCAACCTGTGCCAGAACGGAAATAAACGTCGAAAAGCTGGCAAGAGAAGTCAAGCAATGGCTAAAAGGCATCGACGATGATATTACCGTTGCCATTATGGGTTGCGTAGTCAACGGCTTAGGAGAAGGAAAGGAAGCCGATATAGGGATCGCCGGAACCCGTACAGGTGGAGTGATCTTCATGAAGGGTCGAATTGTCGAACAGACCGCTAGAGGGGAACTTGAAGAGAGGTTCAAATACTGGCTCGATAAAGCTCTGTGTAAGGGCGAAGATCGATTGCAGAAAAACTGA
- a CDS encoding site-2 protease family protein — translation MFLTIIYFLLILTGVVVVHELGHYLFSRLFGVRVIEFAIGMGPKIWSRKGKKTTFRINAFPIGGYVRPAGEDLDTVDSSVPENEQIQNKPAWQRFIIYLAGPAFSLILGFVILSLVAVVWGFQEIKIDKIEPGSPAEISGIAPGDRIVSVNGKILIDNTRLGEAIAKGDPIDLVIMRDSGEVNITLVPEMLPQEAVMIISRAQGDAGGEITSINGATFSGDYVGYGKVLQPESFIKIGFSDGQILSGTLLNYSPAEERYAMGIYYANFQPKIAKDYGPFKKGDIIISVGSLKTSTSYDLTMMSQLLTIGPSDLLIQFTGREVAYQNHGFAEEILVKLERDGKSFEITVSKQEMISLVSEAGVFSQGSDYWYPDNVLQAAGLGLQWANSILVTMVRVVGSLFTGGANINEFTGPIGLVTIVDQAISLGLRIVIFITGFISLNLGVVNMIPFPALDGGRMLLAVLEMVTRRRLDPKIEGLINVIGFMVLMGLMIYITFVDIGRWF, via the coding sequence ATGTTTTTGACGATAATCTACTTTCTTTTGATCCTCACAGGGGTCGTCGTAGTCCATGAACTGGGCCACTATCTCTTTTCGAGGCTTTTCGGTGTGAGGGTAATCGAGTTTGCAATAGGTATGGGACCGAAGATCTGGTCCAGGAAGGGCAAGAAAACCACTTTCAGGATAAACGCCTTCCCCATCGGCGGCTATGTCAGACCGGCCGGAGAGGATCTCGATACCGTAGATTCATCGGTGCCCGAGAATGAACAGATACAGAATAAACCCGCCTGGCAGCGTTTCATAATATATCTGGCCGGACCTGCTTTCTCGTTGATACTTGGTTTCGTCATTCTATCTCTCGTCGCCGTCGTGTGGGGTTTTCAGGAGATAAAAATCGATAAAATAGAACCGGGATCACCTGCCGAGATCTCGGGCATAGCGCCCGGGGACAGAATAGTCTCGGTGAACGGGAAGATATTGATAGACAACACGCGCCTTGGAGAGGCAATCGCGAAAGGCGATCCGATAGATCTGGTAATAATGAGAGATAGCGGAGAGGTTAATATCACTCTCGTGCCTGAAATGCTCCCACAGGAGGCCGTGATGATAATCTCCCGTGCCCAGGGGGACGCAGGCGGAGAAATCACCTCGATTAACGGAGCCACGTTCAGCGGTGACTATGTGGGCTACGGGAAAGTGCTCCAGCCGGAAAGTTTCATTAAAATAGGTTTTTCCGACGGACAGATCCTGTCCGGTACCCTGCTCAATTATTCGCCGGCCGAGGAAAGGTATGCCATGGGGATTTATTACGCCAACTTCCAGCCGAAAATCGCCAAAGACTACGGACCCTTCAAAAAGGGAGATATTATAATTTCTGTGGGTTCTTTGAAAACGAGTACCAGCTACGATCTGACCATGATGAGTCAACTGCTCACCATAGGCCCTTCCGATCTTTTGATCCAGTTCACCGGAAGGGAGGTAGCCTACCAGAACCACGGTTTCGCCGAAGAGATTCTCGTGAAACTTGAAAGGGATGGGAAGTCATTTGAAATCACTGTGAGTAAGCAAGAGATGATTTCGCTTGTGAGTGAGGCCGGAGTCTTTTCTCAGGGGAGCGATTACTGGTATCCCGACAATGTCTTACAGGCTGCCGGTCTGGGTTTGCAGTGGGCCAACAGTATTCTGGTAACCATGGTCAGAGTCGTGGGAAGCCTCTTCACAGGCGGTGCCAATATAAATGAGTTCACCGGGCCGATAGGCCTTGTGACAATCGTGGATCAGGCTATAAGTCTAGGTTTGAGGATAGTTATCTTTATCACGGGTTTCATATCTTTGAACCTGGGCGTGGTCAACATGATTCCCTTTCCGGCTCTCGACGGCGGAAGGATGCTGCTGGCTGTTCTTGAGATGGTAACCAGAAGGAGGCTCGATCCCAAAATCGAAGGGTTGATAAATGTTATCGGGTTCATGGTTCTTATGGGCCTGATGATCTACATAACTTTCGTGGATATAGGTCGCTGGTTCTGA
- a CDS encoding DMT family transporter, which translates to MSKIESKAYVNLLLVVVFWGLTFPMQKDILHGLSPVFYNVVRFSFAILLLIPLKKRLGLSFFGSGFKKGVVLGLFLSGGYVFQTWGLVFTSASKSAFITALYVAIVAILSPLIERKIPTAVQISSLAISLIGLYFLTSPDGGFNFGDFLTTICALSFALHVVLISHFTKSSGDKEMDLLLPQFMVVVLVNLLLTPFVEGSIFIDYRILLVALFTAVFATIFAVVVQLKYQRYLGSVGASLIYVGEPAFALLFAMIILGESPSRMEIVGLSLMTLGMVAGGTVSLIRKEREARE; encoded by the coding sequence ATGTCGAAGATCGAGTCTAAAGCCTACGTCAATCTCTTACTGGTAGTTGTTTTCTGGGGACTGACCTTTCCCATGCAGAAGGATATTCTGCATGGGCTTTCCCCGGTTTTCTATAATGTTGTACGGTTTTCTTTCGCCATACTTTTGCTGATACCTCTGAAAAAAAGGCTGGGACTTTCTTTCTTCGGTAGCGGCTTCAAGAAGGGCGTGGTTCTAGGCCTTTTTCTTTCGGGCGGCTACGTTTTCCAGACCTGGGGACTCGTCTTCACCAGCGCTTCTAAAAGCGCTTTTATTACGGCTCTCTACGTAGCGATCGTCGCAATACTCTCTCCATTGATCGAGAGGAAGATTCCAACAGCCGTACAGATCTCATCTCTGGCTATTTCTCTAATCGGACTCTACTTTCTCACTTCTCCGGATGGTGGTTTCAACTTTGGTGACTTTCTCACGACTATATGCGCTCTGTCCTTCGCGCTACACGTAGTTCTGATATCCCATTTCACCAAATCATCCGGCGATAAGGAGATGGATCTGCTCCTCCCGCAGTTTATGGTGGTTGTTTTGGTGAACCTTCTGCTGACTCCTTTCGTCGAAGGCTCTATATTCATCGATTACAGAATCCTATTGGTTGCACTCTTCACAGCTGTGTTTGCCACTATATTCGCGGTAGTTGTTCAACTCAAGTACCAGAGATACCTTGGATCTGTGGGTGCTTCTCTCATCTACGTTGGAGAACCGGCCTTTGCACTTCTCTTCGCTATGATAATTCTCGGTGAGTCACCTAGTAGAATGGAGATAGTGGGACTATCGCTGATGACTCTGGGAATGGTTGCCGGTGGAACTGTATCTTTGATCCGAAAAGAAAGGGAGGCTAGAGAGTGA